The following are encoded in a window of Castanea sativa cultivar Marrone di Chiusa Pesio chromosome 5, ASM4071231v1 genomic DNA:
- the LOC142633296 gene encoding tropinone reductase-like 3 encodes MDKSKFGKRYEGKVAIVTASTQGIGFSIAERLGLEGASVVVSSRKQNNVDEAVEKLKAQGIEVLGVVCHVSNEQQRKNLIDKTVQKYGKIDVVVSNAAANPSIDDILQTQESVLDKLWEINVKSSILILKDAAPHLQKGSSVVIISSFTAYQPPATMAMYGVTKTALLGLTKALAAEMAPNTRVNCVAPGFVPTSFAAFLTTNDAIRKEIEQRSLLKRLGTTQDMAAATAFLASDDASYITGEILVVAGGMPSRL; translated from the exons ATGGACAAGTCGAAGTTTGGCAAGAGATATGAAGGCAAAGTGGCCATTGTCACAGCTTCGACCCAGGGCATAGGCTTCTCCATTGCCGAGCGTCTTGGCTTGGAAGGTGCCTCTGTCGTTGTCTCTTCTCGCAAACAG AACAATGTAGATGAGGCAGTTGAAAAACTCAAAGCTCAAGGAATCGAAGTGTTGGGTGTCGTTTGTCATGTGTCAAATGAACAACAAAGGAAGAACCTCATAGACAAGACTGTTCAG AAATATGGGAAAATAGATGTGGTTGTATCGAACGCAGCTGCTAATCCTTCAATTGATGACATTTTGCAAACTCAAGAATCTGTCCTGGATAAGCTGTGGGAGATAAATGTCAAATCGTCCATACTTATTTTAAAG GATGCAGCTCCTCACTTGCAGAAGGGTTCTTCAGTGGTTATTATTTCCTCCTTTACCGCCTACCAACCACCAGCTACCATGGCTATGTATGGGGTGACTAAAACAGCCCTTCTTGGGCTTACGAAG GCCCTTGCAGCTGAAATGGCACCAAATACGCGTGTAAACTGTGTTGCTCCTGGTTTTGTACCAACAAGCTTTGCCGCATTCCTTACAACAAATGATGCTATT AGGAAGGAGATTGAGCAGAGGAGTTTACTTAAAAGGCTTGGTACCACACAAGACATGGCTGCTGCCACTGCCTTTTTGGCATCTGATGATGCTTCTTATATAACAGGAGAAATTCTAGTGGTGGCGGGAGGGATGCCTTCTAGACTCTAG